The following coding sequences are from one Devosia neptuniae window:
- a CDS encoding outer membrane protein, which translates to MNRQALALATALLVTTPAFAADLGWNGGNNSGGGSFYAPATTWSGFYAGVNAGYAWGELTRKPTGGGVETENKSNGWNLGGQVGYNMDMGGFVLGGEADLNWTSIGHEEDLAGIGTSKVGLDAYGTLRGRAGMVFGQVMPYATLGVAWGRGTASVTNPADVITSQSKNHLGWTAGVGLEAAATENITVKAEYLYVDLGTQTYGGLPGGSIDATQRFSVVRAGINYKF; encoded by the coding sequence ATGAATCGCCAGGCCCTTGCGCTTGCCACCGCACTGCTAGTCACCACTCCGGCATTCGCCGCCGATCTTGGCTGGAATGGCGGCAATAATAGCGGCGGCGGCTCCTTCTATGCGCCCGCCACGACCTGGAGCGGCTTTTACGCCGGCGTGAATGCCGGCTATGCCTGGGGCGAGCTGACCCGCAAGCCCACCGGCGGCGGCGTGGAAACCGAGAACAAGTCCAATGGCTGGAACCTGGGCGGCCAGGTCGGCTACAATATGGACATGGGCGGCTTCGTGCTGGGCGGCGAAGCCGACCTCAACTGGACCAGCATCGGCCATGAAGAAGACCTCGCCGGCATCGGCACGTCCAAGGTCGGCCTCGACGCCTATGGCACGCTGCGCGGCCGCGCCGGCATGGTGTTCGGCCAGGTCATGCCCTATGCAACCCTCGGCGTCGCCTGGGGCCGCGGCACGGCCAGCGTGACCAACCCCGCCGACGTGATCACCAGCCAGAGCAAGAACCACCTGGGCTGGACGGCTGGCGTGGGCCTTGAAGCCGCCGCCACCGAAAACATCACCGTCAAGGCCGAATATCTCTATGTCGATCTGGGCACCCAGACCTATGGCGGCCTGCCCGGCGGCAGCATCGACGCCACCCAACGCTTCAGCGTTGTCCGCGCCGGCATCAACTACAAGTTCTAG
- a CDS encoding alpha/beta fold hydrolase — translation MPNSDNSKFTEQYIAIDGVSLHVTLAGDANAPGLLLLHGMPNSSRMFKPIIPTLAQSCRVVAPDLPGYGASDVIEPATFAQFADLIEGLLDHLGITRMFIYLHDYGAPAALHIAMRRPDQVLGLIIQNANAHESGMGPTWAQVRAFWKSPDAENTAAAYAHLTAEGTRAQYVSGVPDDIAARMNPRDWEEDWRVMSLPGRLELQRALVRDYQHHVARFDQIAAYLKNRQPPALLLWGRHDPYFELEETRSWLEDLPRLEAHILDGPHLLLETHADLCADLMHRFVRQHGA, via the coding sequence ATGCCAAACAGCGACAACTCCAAATTCACCGAGCAGTACATCGCCATCGACGGCGTCTCGCTTCACGTCACGCTCGCCGGCGATGCCAATGCACCGGGTCTCCTGCTGCTGCACGGCATGCCCAATTCCTCGCGCATGTTCAAGCCGATCATCCCCACCCTTGCCCAATCATGTCGCGTCGTCGCCCCCGACCTGCCGGGCTATGGCGCGTCCGACGTCATCGAGCCCGCCACCTTCGCGCAGTTCGCCGACCTGATCGAGGGCCTGCTGGATCATCTCGGCATCACCAGGATGTTCATTTACCTGCATGATTACGGCGCGCCCGCCGCCCTGCACATCGCCATGCGCCGGCCCGATCAGGTACTGGGCCTGATCATCCAGAATGCCAATGCCCATGAAAGCGGCATGGGTCCGACTTGGGCGCAGGTGCGAGCCTTCTGGAAAAGCCCCGACGCCGAAAACACCGCGGCCGCCTACGCCCACCTCACTGCCGAGGGAACGCGCGCCCAATATGTCAGCGGCGTGCCCGACGACATTGCCGCCCGCATGAATCCCAGGGATTGGGAAGAAGACTGGCGCGTGATGTCGCTCCCGGGCCGGCTCGAGCTCCAGCGCGCTTTGGTGCGGGATTACCAGCACCATGTCGCGCGGTTCGACCAGATCGCCGCTTATCTCAAAAACCGCCAGCCGCCGGCTTTGCTGCTCTGGGGCCGCCACGATCCCTATTTCGAGCTGGAAGAAACCCGCTCCTGGCTCGAGGATCTACCCAGGCTCGAAGCGCACATTCTGGATGGCCCCCACCTGCTGCTCGAAACCCATGCCGATCTCTGCGCCGACCTGATGCATCGCTTCGTGCGGCAACACGGCGCATAA
- a CDS encoding alpha/beta hydrolase has protein sequence MIKALCAALLISLLGYPSLAGTMESKSFPSPGLGGIINALVYRPDGAPPPGGWPVIYLLHGLGGDQTSWRDLGHIQPTLDDMMGHTITPALVVMPGAGPEGWYVDSRDIGGPGNSETAVVTDLRQAIESAYPVRTDKGGRAIAGLSMGGYGALRLALAHPDLFTSAASLSGAIWQNVPVDELDLAPEAMSLIIDSTYFHHNDPADVSTGIDLPPVPPHFGSAFGNPFDARRFNSQNVFTLLAQAIADNTDLPALFLTVGDDDSHKLWRGAIAFYETMQADNRPVEFRITNGDHSWDVWATGIRDALSFIDSQWHEPKL, from the coding sequence ATGATCAAAGCCCTTTGCGCAGCGCTGCTTATCTCGCTACTTGGCTATCCGTCCTTGGCCGGCACCATGGAGAGCAAATCCTTCCCCAGTCCCGGCCTGGGCGGCATCATCAACGCCCTGGTCTACCGCCCCGATGGCGCCCCTCCCCCAGGTGGTTGGCCCGTCATCTACCTGCTGCACGGCCTGGGCGGCGATCAGACCAGTTGGCGTGATCTGGGCCATATCCAACCCACGCTCGACGACATGATGGGCCACACCATCACACCTGCCCTCGTGGTCATGCCCGGCGCCGGTCCCGAAGGCTGGTACGTCGATTCCCGCGATATCGGCGGCCCCGGCAATTCCGAAACTGCTGTCGTCACCGACCTCCGCCAAGCCATCGAAAGCGCCTATCCCGTCCGCACCGACAAAGGTGGCCGCGCCATTGCGGGTCTCTCCATGGGCGGCTATGGCGCCCTTCGCCTCGCCCTCGCCCATCCCGACCTCTTCACATCCGCCGCCAGCCTGTCCGGCGCCATCTGGCAAAACGTGCCCGTCGACGAATTGGATCTGGCCCCCGAAGCCATGTCCCTGATCATCGACAGCACCTATTTCCACCACAACGACCCAGCCGACGTCTCGACCGGCATCGACCTGCCGCCGGTGCCACCCCATTTCGGCAGCGCCTTCGGCAACCCGTTTGATGCCCGTCGCTTCAACAGTCAGAACGTTTTCACGCTCCTCGCCCAGGCCATTGCCGACAATACCGACCTGCCCGCGCTGTTCCTCACCGTGGGCGACGACGACAGCCACAAGCTCTGGCGCGGCGCCATCGCCTTCTACGAAACCATGCAGGCGGACAATCGCCCGGTCGAATTTCGCATCACCAATGGCGATCATTCCTGGGACGTCTGGGCCACCGGCATCCGCGACGCGCTGAGCTTCATCGACAGCCAGTGGCACGAGCCGAAACTTTGA
- a CDS encoding MATE family efflux transporter, with protein sequence MNPMSKPLWQRFTFFLIPLMVSNILQSLSGTANAVYVGQMVGVEALAAISTFFPILFFLMSFIIGLSSGATVLIGQAWGARNVDKVKQIAGTTLTATITLGVIVAIIGGTFTPQIMQVLGAPANILGLSTDYARIVLIGMPGFFVFLVVTSVLRGVGDTVTPLMALIISLMVSLLVTPALIQGWFGLPKLGLLAAAYAFIAGFVSVLIFLFIYMRARKLPLAPDATLLRAMVPDFKLLGLILRLGVPAGLQMVISSISAIVVVGLVNGFGSDATAAYGAVNQVIGYVQFPAMSIGIAASIFGAQAIGAGQAGQLWGITKTALVLNLIITGTLILVAYLFSQHLVALFITDPAVIEVTETLLHIVLWSMLCFGWSVVFSGIMRSSGTVVAPMVISLACILLIELPGAVVLSRTSLGLHGIWIAYAASFTVMLVAQASWYRFVWRKKKIVALI encoded by the coding sequence ATGAACCCCATGTCCAAGCCGCTCTGGCAGCGGTTTACGTTTTTCCTAATTCCGTTGATGGTTTCCAACATCCTGCAGTCGCTGTCAGGAACCGCCAATGCCGTCTATGTCGGGCAGATGGTTGGGGTGGAGGCGCTGGCTGCGATCTCCACTTTCTTCCCTATCCTGTTCTTTTTGATGAGCTTTATCATCGGGCTCTCCTCGGGCGCCACGGTGCTGATCGGGCAGGCCTGGGGCGCGCGCAATGTTGACAAGGTCAAGCAAATTGCTGGCACAACGCTCACCGCGACGATCACTTTAGGCGTCATTGTCGCCATTATCGGTGGCACGTTTACGCCGCAGATCATGCAGGTGCTGGGTGCGCCCGCCAACATCCTGGGATTGTCGACCGACTATGCGCGGATCGTGCTGATCGGCATGCCGGGCTTTTTCGTGTTCCTGGTTGTGACGTCGGTGTTGCGCGGGGTGGGCGACACGGTGACGCCGCTGATGGCATTGATCATTTCGCTGATGGTGAGCCTGTTGGTGACCCCGGCGCTGATTCAGGGCTGGTTTGGCCTGCCCAAGCTGGGGCTGCTGGCGGCGGCTTATGCGTTTATCGCCGGCTTTGTCAGCGTGCTGATTTTCCTCTTCATCTATATGCGCGCCCGCAAATTGCCGCTGGCGCCGGACGCGACTTTGTTGCGGGCCATGGTGCCCGACTTCAAGCTCCTGGGGTTGATCCTGCGGCTGGGCGTGCCGGCCGGGTTGCAGATGGTGATTTCCTCGATCTCGGCCATTGTGGTGGTGGGGCTGGTCAATGGCTTTGGCTCGGATGCCACGGCGGCCTATGGCGCGGTCAACCAGGTGATCGGCTATGTGCAGTTTCCGGCCATGTCGATCGGCATTGCCGCCTCGATTTTCGGGGCGCAGGCCATTGGCGCGGGGCAGGCGGGGCAATTGTGGGGGATCACCAAGACGGCGCTGGTGCTCAACCTCATCATCACCGGCACGTTGATCCTGGTCGCGTACCTGTTCTCCCAGCATCTGGTGGCGCTGTTCATCACCGATCCGGCGGTGATCGAGGTGACCGAGACGCTGCTGCATATCGTGCTGTGGAGCATGCTGTGCTTTGGCTGGAGCGTGGTGTTCTCGGGCATCATGCGCTCGAGCGGCACTGTGGTGGCGCCCATGGTGATCTCGCTGGCCTGTATCCTGCTCATCGAATTGCCGGGGGCTGTAGTGCTCAGCCGGACGAGCCTGGGGCTACATGGCATCTGGATCGCTTATGCGGCGAGCTTCACGGTGATGCTGGTGGCGCAAGCGAGCTGGTATCGCTTCGTGTGGCGCAAGAAGAAGATCGTGGCGCTGATCTAG
- a CDS encoding TetR/AcrR family transcriptional regulator, whose protein sequence is MAGRPREFDRTKALHDAMLLFWERGYEGTSVGDLSEALDIGKPSLYAAFGNKENLFLEALQLYEDRYGCFSPDALNEAPTARIAFAETLRRNAESQLNPDTPPGCFIVLAATVGTPQNAEVRAHLTRRRQATRDHLAARLARGIADGDVPASADPQAIATFYATVINGLAIEARDGAQQADLDRIVTGALAAWDSLVGA, encoded by the coding sequence TTGGCAGGACGCCCGCGCGAGTTTGATCGAACCAAGGCCTTGCATGATGCCATGCTGCTGTTTTGGGAGCGCGGCTATGAGGGCACCTCGGTTGGCGACCTCTCCGAAGCGCTCGACATCGGCAAGCCCAGCCTCTACGCCGCCTTCGGCAACAAGGAAAATCTGTTCCTCGAAGCCCTCCAGCTCTATGAAGACCGCTATGGCTGCTTTTCCCCGGACGCCTTGAACGAGGCGCCCACCGCCCGCATTGCCTTTGCCGAAACGCTGCGGCGCAATGCCGAATCCCAGCTCAATCCCGATACGCCGCCCGGCTGCTTTATCGTGCTCGCGGCCACGGTCGGCACGCCGCAAAATGCCGAAGTCCGCGCCCACCTGACTCGCCGCCGCCAGGCCACGCGCGACCATCTGGCCGCCCGCCTGGCCCGCGGCATTGCCGATGGCGACGTGCCGGCCAGCGCCGACCCGCAGGCCATTGCCACCTTCTACGCCACGGTGATCAATGGCCTTGCCATCGAAGCCCGCGACGGCGCCCAGCAGGCCGATCTCGATCGCATCGTTACCGGCGCACTCGCCGCATGGGATTCATTGGTCGGCGCATGA
- a CDS encoding SDR family NAD(P)-dependent oxidoreductase, translating into MRSKPELLDQVALVTGGSRGIGAAIAIALARAGADVAFTFASNGERAEAVSRQITQLGRKALAFQADSADADAVVAAVERTVSHFGKLDVLVNNAGVGDGGPFADVSQADFDRLFAIHARAPFFAAQAAARHMPNGGRIISIGSNLSTRVPDAGLALYVSSKSALLGMTRALARELGPQGITVNTVDPGSTDTDMNPANGAHAASQLMHNALGRFGAPDDVAAAVLHLAGPGGRSITGSSILVDSGFNA; encoded by the coding sequence ATGCGGTCCAAACCCGAACTTCTCGACCAGGTCGCCCTTGTAACCGGGGGCAGCCGCGGCATTGGGGCGGCGATTGCCATTGCCCTGGCGAGGGCCGGCGCCGATGTGGCCTTCACCTTTGCCAGCAATGGCGAGCGGGCCGAGGCAGTCAGCCGGCAGATCACCCAGCTTGGCCGCAAGGCGCTGGCGTTCCAGGCCGATTCAGCTGATGCGGACGCGGTGGTTGCAGCCGTCGAGCGCACCGTGAGCCATTTCGGCAAGCTCGATGTGCTGGTCAACAATGCCGGGGTCGGCGATGGCGGTCCGTTTGCCGATGTCTCGCAAGCCGATTTCGACCGGTTGTTCGCCATCCATGCGAGAGCCCCATTTTTCGCAGCGCAAGCGGCGGCGCGGCACATGCCCAATGGCGGCCGGATCATCTCCATCGGCAGCAATCTGTCGACCCGCGTTCCCGATGCGGGCCTGGCGCTCTATGTCTCCAGTAAATCGGCATTGCTCGGCATGACGCGGGCATTGGCGCGTGAGTTGGGGCCGCAGGGGATTACCGTCAACACCGTCGATCCCGGCTCGACCGATACCGATATGAACCCCGCCAATGGGGCTCATGCCGCTAGCCAACTGATGCATAACGCATTGGGCCGGTTCGGTGCGCCGGACGATGTCGCGGCGGCAGTCCTGCACCTGGCGGGACCAGGCGGCCGCAGCATTACCGGAAGCTCGATCTTGGTCGATAGCGGCTTTAACGCCTAG
- the aac(3) gene encoding aminoglycoside 3-N-acetyltransferase, with amino-acid sequence MWTRSVLAGQISAFGIEPGDAILVHAGLRSVGPVLGGPDALIAALMDTVGPTGTIMGYCDWNYDDRDLPDPALRVDVPPFDPERSRATRDNGAFPELLRTTPGARRSASPGASCAALGGRAEWFTADHALDYGYGPQSPFGKLVEAGGKTMLIGAPLDTMTLLHHAEHLADIPGKRLRRYQAPILVDGQTTWRDFEEFDTSDPVVEGLPDDYFADVVEDFLATGQGRRGLIGHAPSVLVDAPAIVAFAVDWLEHRCPP; translated from the coding sequence ATGTGGACGCGGTCGGTATTGGCAGGCCAAATCTCTGCATTTGGCATCGAGCCCGGTGACGCCATTCTGGTGCACGCCGGCCTGCGCTCGGTCGGACCCGTGCTTGGCGGGCCCGACGCCCTGATAGCAGCACTCATGGACACAGTCGGGCCCACCGGCACGATCATGGGCTATTGCGACTGGAACTATGACGACCGCGACCTGCCGGACCCGGCTTTGCGCGTCGACGTACCCCCGTTCGATCCCGAACGCTCCCGCGCCACGCGCGACAATGGCGCCTTTCCCGAGCTGCTGCGCACCACGCCCGGCGCCCGGCGCAGCGCCAGTCCCGGGGCATCCTGCGCCGCTCTGGGTGGCAGGGCCGAATGGTTCACCGCCGATCATGCGCTCGACTATGGCTATGGCCCGCAATCGCCCTTCGGCAAGCTGGTCGAAGCGGGCGGCAAGACCATGCTGATCGGCGCGCCGCTCGATACCATGACCTTGCTGCACCACGCCGAACATCTCGCCGACATTCCCGGCAAGCGCCTGCGCCGCTATCAAGCGCCGATCCTTGTGGACGGGCAGACGACATGGCGCGACTTTGAGGAATTCGACACGTCCGACCCGGTGGTCGAAGGACTGCCCGATGACTATTTCGCCGACGTGGTCGAGGATTTCCTGGCCACCGGCCAGGGCCGGCGCGGCCTGATCGGCCACGCCCCGTCAGTGCTGGTCGATGCCCCAGCCATCGTCGCTTTCGCGGTCGATTGGCTGGAACATCGCTGTCCGCCGTAG
- a CDS encoding winged helix-turn-helix transcriptional regulator has protein sequence MSLTDTSKSANCLAMSDVLNRIGDKWSVMVVGILGQNGTLRFNELKRMINGVSQRMLTLTLRNLERDGLVTRTIYPEVPPRVEYSLTELGKTLQVPISGLWDWSAEHHGTIMEARAIYDARETTTTPAEPRKAAYARD, from the coding sequence ATGTCTCTCACCGACACCTCCAAATCCGCCAATTGCCTGGCCATGTCCGACGTGCTCAACCGCATCGGCGACAAGTGGAGCGTCATGGTCGTGGGCATTCTCGGCCAGAATGGCACGCTGCGCTTCAACGAGCTCAAGCGCATGATCAATGGCGTGTCCCAGCGCATGCTGACCCTGACCCTGCGCAATCTCGAGCGCGACGGGCTGGTCACCCGCACCATCTATCCCGAAGTGCCGCCGCGCGTGGAATATAGCCTGACCGAGCTGGGCAAGACCCTCCAGGTGCCGATCAGCGGCCTCTGGGACTGGTCGGCCGAACATCACGGCACCATCATGGAAGCCCGCGCCATCTATGACGCCCGCGAAACCACAACCACCCCGGCCGAACCACGCAAGGCCGCCTACGCTCGCGACTGA
- a CDS encoding DJ-1/PfpI family protein, translated as MTTVITVLTEGFADWETALLNAGARSYLGINTKFATPGGKPVTSAGGLRITPDLAVEDIDAATFDALVVCGGSAWASDAPPDITAVLVASRDAGKTVAGICDGTLALARAGILDNVAHTSNSADNLTPSGYAGAAHYKDQPQAVVDGRIVTAPGTAPVSFMGGVLETLGLRNGDLDYYLRLYGAEHQAA; from the coding sequence ATGACCACCGTCATCACCGTTCTGACCGAAGGCTTTGCCGATTGGGAAACCGCCCTGCTCAATGCCGGCGCCCGCAGCTATCTCGGCATCAACACCAAATTCGCCACGCCGGGCGGCAAGCCGGTCACCTCGGCCGGTGGCCTCAGGATAACGCCGGATCTGGCAGTGGAAGACATCGACGCCGCCACGTTCGACGCCCTCGTCGTCTGCGGTGGCAGTGCATGGGCCAGCGATGCCCCGCCCGATATCACGGCAGTGCTCGTAGCAAGCCGCGACGCCGGCAAGACCGTGGCCGGCATTTGCGATGGCACGCTGGCGCTCGCCCGCGCCGGCATTCTCGACAACGTCGCGCATACCTCCAACTCAGCCGACAATCTCACCCCGAGTGGCTATGCCGGCGCGGCGCACTACAAGGATCAGCCGCAGGCAGTGGTCGATGGCAGGATCGTCACCGCGCCGGGCACGGCTCCGGTGAGCTTCATGGGCGGCGTATTGGAGACATTGGGCCTGCGCAACGGCGATCTGGACTACTATCTCAGGCTCTACGGCGCCGAACATCAGGCGGCATGA
- a CDS encoding D-alanyl-D-alanine carboxypeptidase family protein, which produces MPFARRLGLFAFACLVSLAAALGTARANPMLLVDMDNLDVLYAQEAGQPWHPASLTKMMTAYVVFEEIAKGTVTLDTPVILSAKALKQAPSRSGLPVGSAMSLKDALYVMIVKSANDTAMAIAETVGGSEAGFVAKMNDVAARMGLTASHFNNPNGLHDPGQYMSARDLAVLALYIRQSFPQYLPMFGTEAVQVGKARLESQNELLTKFSGTTGMKTGFVCASGLNMVATVERNGRRLLAIVLGGSSARERNERAAELVLKGLSGSMQPSGQTVLNLANNPGAAPVDMRANICGKGSQDYVKAQEAAFPMGLKGQPTYLTDTVVPNTYVATDLGRMAVGVVLPRPRPAHVPMFAAPTTTEAALDGGLRPGVPVAGGDIPVPRTRPVF; this is translated from the coding sequence TTGCCGTTTGCCCGCCGTCTCGGCCTTTTCGCCTTTGCCTGCCTTGTCAGCCTCGCCGCCGCCCTTGGGACAGCGCGGGCCAATCCGATGCTGCTGGTCGATATGGACAATCTCGACGTGCTTTATGCGCAGGAGGCGGGACAGCCCTGGCACCCGGCATCGCTGACCAAGATGATGACGGCCTATGTGGTGTTCGAGGAAATCGCCAAGGGGACGGTGACGCTGGATACGCCGGTGATCCTGTCGGCCAAGGCGCTCAAGCAGGCGCCCTCGCGCTCGGGCCTGCCGGTGGGCAGCGCCATGAGCCTCAAGGACGCGCTTTATGTGATGATCGTCAAATCGGCCAATGACACGGCCATGGCGATCGCCGAGACGGTGGGCGGCAGCGAAGCGGGCTTTGTTGCCAAGATGAACGACGTGGCGGCCCGGATGGGGCTGACCGCCAGCCATTTTAACAATCCCAATGGCCTGCATGATCCGGGGCAATATATGTCGGCGCGGGATCTGGCCGTGCTGGCGCTCTATATCCGCCAGAGCTTTCCGCAATACCTGCCGATGTTCGGCACCGAAGCGGTGCAGGTGGGCAAGGCGCGGCTGGAATCGCAGAATGAATTGCTGACCAAGTTTTCCGGCACGACCGGTATGAAGACCGGCTTTGTCTGCGCGTCCGGGCTTAACATGGTGGCCACGGTGGAGCGCAATGGGCGCCGGTTGCTGGCCATTGTGCTGGGTGGCTCGTCGGCGCGCGAGCGCAATGAGCGGGCGGCTGAACTGGTGCTCAAGGGCCTGTCCGGCAGCATGCAGCCGAGCGGCCAGACCGTGCTCAATCTGGCCAATAATCCGGGTGCGGCGCCGGTCGATATGCGCGCCAATATCTGCGGCAAGGGCTCGCAGGATTATGTGAAAGCGCAGGAAGCAGCTTTCCCCATGGGCCTCAAGGGCCAGCCGACCTACCTGACCGATACGGTCGTGCCCAACACCTATGTGGCGACCGATCTGGGGCGGATGGCGGTGGGTGTGGTACTGCCGCGGCCGCGGCCGGCGCATGTGCCGATGTTTGCCGCGCCGACGACGACGGAAGCGGCATTGGATGGCGGGCTGCGGCCTGGCGTGCCAGTGGCGGGCGGGGATATCCCGGTGCCGCGGACGCGGCCGGTTTTTTGA
- a CDS encoding sulfurtransferase TusA family protein, translated as MEKRLDSLPSGAALIVLATDPMAKVDIPLYCRQHGHACSLATEGDVLRFSILKS; from the coding sequence ATGGAGAAACGGCTCGATAGCCTGCCCTCCGGCGCAGCCCTGATCGTGCTCGCCACCGACCCCATGGCCAAGGTCGATATCCCGCTCTATTGCCGCCAGCACGGGCACGCCTGCAGCCTCGCCACCGAGGGTGACGTGCTGCGGTTTTCCATCCTTAAAAGCTGA